Proteins from one candidate division KSB1 bacterium genomic window:
- the proC gene encoding pyrroline-5-carboxylate reductase, whose translation MEATAKLAVLGAGKMGGTLIKALLDAGLYRRENIIATARHADRAEEIATRLSVPALTSNIEAVRQAQLVLLAVKPQALREVLAEIQPHLGAQQLVISIVASATTAFIEKYFSDNVPVVRAMPNTPSLIRAGMTVLSPGRHATPEHLALARRLFEAVGRTMILDEKHMDAVTALSASGPAFIYVVLESLAEGGVKVGLPRHVATELAAQMCLGAAQMVRDTAEHPALLKDAVTTPAGCTIDGLLKLEEGGLRVTLIKAVVEATRRAAELISC comes from the coding sequence ATGGAAGCAACTGCCAAATTAGCGGTGCTGGGTGCCGGCAAAATGGGCGGCACCTTGATCAAAGCCCTGTTGGACGCCGGCTTGTACCGGCGGGAAAACATCATTGCGACGGCCAGGCACGCCGACCGCGCGGAGGAAATCGCCACCCGTCTCTCGGTGCCGGCGCTCACCAGCAACATCGAGGCGGTGCGGCAGGCGCAGCTCGTCCTGCTGGCTGTCAAACCGCAGGCGCTGCGGGAAGTGCTCGCCGAGATTCAACCGCACCTTGGAGCGCAGCAGCTCGTGATTTCGATCGTGGCTTCCGCCACCACGGCTTTCATTGAAAAATATTTTTCGGATAACGTACCGGTGGTGCGCGCCATGCCGAACACGCCCAGTCTCATCCGCGCCGGCATGACCGTGCTGTCCCCCGGTCGGCACGCCACCCCGGAGCACCTCGCACTAGCGCGCCGCCTGTTTGAGGCCGTGGGCCGCACCATGATCCTCGATGAAAAGCACATGGATGCGGTCACGGCGCTGAGCGCCAGCGGCCCGGCCTTCATTTACGTGGTGCTGGAATCGCTCGCGGAAGGCGGGGTGAAGGTCGGCCTGCCGCGCCACGTTGCCACCGAGTTGGCCGCGCAAATGTGCCTGGGCGCCGCACAAATGGTGCGGGATACCGCCGAGCATCCCGCGCTGCTCAAAGATGCCGTGACCACGCCGGCGGGCTGCACCATCGATGGTTTGTTGAAACTGGAGGAAGGCGGCTTGCGCGTGACGCTTATCAAAGCGGTGGTGGAAGCGACCCGCCGCGCCGCCGAACTGATCTCCTGTTGA
- a CDS encoding glycosyltransferase, translating into MNTNIIMARPVDMAPAAAVNTAPLAANGRETADLRVSVIVPIFNLGEEVAGMYQDLRHGLDGCCRNFEIIFVDDASTDHTWRELENIARQDACVKLIRMRSSFGETSALDAGLQHATGQRIVFAAARVRVNLRSLPRLLARMDQGYDLVVGWRTPRKDPGLNRLVSRVFNWLVQRVGHLQLHDINSSVIATSREVLDNIIFYGDLNIFIPVLAARKGYRVTEEQVEQRPGNFRQSRYISEYIQRLLDIVAVIFLTKYSKKPLHFLGFFGFVFTLAGAGMSLYLFLYRLFGYGAIAGRPLLLLGVLLLVIGLQMISIGLIGEMITYTHAREQKEYNIETVVGA; encoded by the coding sequence ATGAATACAAATATTATCATGGCACGACCGGTTGACATGGCGCCCGCCGCGGCGGTCAACACGGCGCCGCTGGCGGCCAATGGCAGGGAAACCGCGGACTTGCGGGTGTCGGTGATTGTGCCGATTTTCAATTTGGGCGAGGAAGTGGCCGGCATGTACCAGGACTTGCGTCACGGGCTGGACGGCTGCTGCCGCAACTTCGAAATCATTTTTGTGGACGATGCCAGCACCGATCACACCTGGCGCGAGCTGGAGAACATCGCCCGCCAGGATGCCTGCGTGAAGTTGATCCGCATGCGCTCGAGCTTCGGCGAAACCTCCGCACTCGACGCCGGCTTGCAGCACGCCACCGGGCAGCGTATCGTGTTTGCCGCCGCCCGGGTGCGGGTCAATTTGCGCTCCCTGCCCCGCCTGCTCGCCCGCATGGACCAGGGCTATGATCTCGTGGTCGGCTGGCGCACGCCGCGCAAAGACCCGGGCTTGAACCGTCTGGTGTCGCGCGTTTTCAACTGGCTGGTGCAGCGCGTTGGCCATCTGCAATTGCACGACATCAACTCCAGTGTGATTGCCACCTCGCGCGAGGTGCTCGACAACATCATCTTCTATGGCGATCTCAACATTTTCATTCCCGTGCTCGCCGCGCGCAAGGGCTACCGCGTCACCGAAGAACAGGTCGAGCAGCGGCCCGGCAACTTCCGCCAGTCGCGCTACATCAGCGAATACATCCAGCGCCTGCTCGACATCGTGGCGGTCATTTTCCTCACCAAATATTCCAAGAAGCCGCTGCATTTTCTCGGCTTCTTCGGTTTCGTCTTCACGCTCGCCGGCGCGGGCATGAGTCTCTATCTGTTTCTTTACCGCCTGTTCGGTTACGGCGCCATCGCCGGCCGGCCTCTGCTGTTGCTCGGCGTGCTGCTGCTCGTCATCGGCCTGCAGATGATTTCCATCGGCCTCATCGGTGAAATGATCACCTACACGCATGCACGTGAACAGAAGGAATACAACATCGAGACGGTGGTGGGCGCATGA
- a CDS encoding GNAT family N-acetyltransferase — protein sequence MSLRVITTTAEFERLQPVWEAVYRRNANHTPFQSWEWNFAWWRNFGDERSLRLLLVEHEGETLGIAPLYLRTRFYGFPLRHLGFIGQKRGDYLDFVVAAGHEAVFFRELCEYLKQSEDGWQLLELKDVPENSTNLPPLFTALREGFPLFGVEPQRLCVTVPLTPDWESFLQTLGKRTRKDVGYDRRYLDRHHKTEFKIFTNSSAVFDGFRDLTAVYQARWQDEKGAGRLAEESVLRFEQEVCSRLSKRGDYRLYMLYADDKPAAGLSGFVSNGKYYGDIYAHAPEFQKFSAGNVLLGLAIEDCIQNGWRELDLSRGDEAYKLRWNGRLKRNCHVKIFRDRFAAARAALFEGLYERASESKTLNQLRARYRRWRYGG from the coding sequence ATGTCACTGCGAGTCATCACAACCACTGCCGAATTCGAACGCCTGCAGCCCGTGTGGGAGGCGGTTTATCGCCGCAATGCCAATCACACCCCGTTTCAATCCTGGGAATGGAATTTCGCCTGGTGGCGTAATTTTGGTGATGAACGGTCGCTGCGGCTGCTGCTGGTCGAGCACGAAGGCGAGACACTGGGGATCGCGCCGTTGTATTTGCGCACGCGCTTTTACGGCTTTCCCCTGCGCCATCTCGGGTTCATCGGCCAGAAACGCGGTGATTATCTCGATTTCGTCGTGGCTGCCGGCCACGAAGCCGTTTTCTTCCGCGAACTGTGTGAATACCTCAAACAAAGCGAGGACGGCTGGCAACTGCTCGAACTCAAGGATGTGCCGGAAAACTCCACCAATCTGCCACCGCTCTTCACCGCACTGCGCGAGGGGTTTCCGCTTTTCGGCGTCGAGCCTCAGCGCCTGTGCGTGACCGTGCCGCTCACCCCCGACTGGGAGAGCTTTCTGCAAACCCTGGGCAAGCGCACGCGCAAGGATGTCGGCTACGACCGGCGCTACCTCGACCGGCATCACAAAACCGAGTTTAAGATTTTCACCAACTCCAGCGCGGTGTTCGACGGCTTTCGTGATCTCACTGCCGTCTATCAAGCCCGCTGGCAGGACGAAAAAGGCGCCGGCCGGCTGGCGGAGGAAAGTGTGCTGCGCTTCGAGCAGGAAGTCTGCAGCCGTCTTTCCAAGCGCGGTGATTATCGTCTCTACATGCTGTATGCCGACGACAAACCGGCGGCCGGACTCTCCGGCTTTGTCAGCAACGGCAAGTATTACGGCGACATCTACGCACATGCACCGGAGTTTCAAAAGTTCAGCGCCGGCAATGTGCTGTTGGGTCTGGCCATCGAAGACTGCATCCAGAACGGCTGGCGTGAGCTCGATCTCTCGCGCGGGGACGAAGCCTACAAGTTGCGCTGGAACGGCAGGCTCAAGCGCAATTGCCATGTCAAGATTTTTCGCGATCGTTTCGCCGCCGCCCGGGCCGCGCTCTTTGAAGGCCTCTATGAGCGTGCTTCCGAGAGCAAAACGCTGAACCAACTGCGCGCACGCTATCGCCGCTGGCGCTACGGCGGTTGA
- a CDS encoding metal-dependent hydrolase, translating to MPLPIAHSLMGYTLAESSRLRLTKSFWLDVLILMALANLPDIDFLPGYLMGRPNLYHHYYTHSVTFAALVAALLALCFWRRRGRFWPCFALVFAAVGSHLALDLVTVDQAPPYGMALWWPFTSQFYDVGWEVFGAVHKSDVSHDFFASLFHPANLRVVVIELLVMLPIAAFVRGLRCYSDSRGKAPARRLAAASAPTRRSLSETPVLPGWQATRPRDTEENPARRAAESLELLNLDQPEPRNGHRH from the coding sequence ATGCCATTGCCCATTGCCCATTCGCTCATGGGTTACACCCTCGCCGAAAGCAGCCGGCTGCGGTTGACCAAGAGTTTTTGGCTGGATGTGCTGATTCTGATGGCCCTGGCCAATTTGCCGGACATTGATTTTCTGCCCGGCTATCTCATGGGCCGGCCGAATCTCTATCATCATTACTACACCCACAGCGTGACCTTCGCCGCGCTGGTGGCTGCGTTGCTCGCGCTCTGCTTCTGGCGCCGGCGCGGCCGCTTCTGGCCCTGCTTTGCCCTGGTCTTTGCCGCGGTCGGCTCGCACCTCGCCCTGGATTTGGTGACGGTCGATCAAGCCCCGCCCTATGGCATGGCGCTGTGGTGGCCGTTCACGTCACAATTTTATGATGTGGGCTGGGAGGTTTTTGGTGCGGTGCACAAATCTGACGTCTCGCACGATTTTTTTGCCTCGCTCTTTCATCCCGCAAATCTGCGGGTGGTTGTGATTGAACTGCTGGTCATGCTGCCGATTGCGGCGTTCGTGCGCGGCCTGCGCTGTTACAGCGACAGTCGCGGCAAGGCGCCGGCCCGGCGCCTTGCCGCCGCATCTGCGCCAACCCGCAGGAGTTTGTCTGAAACGCCGGTGCTGCCCGGGTGGCAGGCGACCCGGCCGCGGGATACGGAAGAAAATCCGGCGCGGCGGGCGGCGGAATCCCTCGAGCTTTTGAATCTGGATCAACCGGAACCTCGCAATGGCCACCGACACTGA
- a CDS encoding glycosyltransferase family 2 protein, giving the protein MATDTEKIYCSVVIPVMNEEENVPLLHRALTRALQPWGRSYEIIIVDDGSSDRTFPLLCELARQDSHLRVVKFRGNFGQSAAMAAGFDHARGEVVVTMDGDLQNDPIDIPRVVAKLEEGYDIVSGWRKNRKDKFLIRKVPSRIANRLVRKTTRVELHDTGCSLKAYRAEVVHKIRLYGELHRFIPALARIEGARITEMVVNHHERQFGRSKYNITRTFRVIMDLMTLNLLLKYLTRPLHFFGALTVFFNGLGLAALLALLLDWRHNQVGSEELNVLMAVVFLLFAAGINFLLYGLIATSVVGTGQKRDERLYEYKYYHGTTG; this is encoded by the coding sequence ATGGCCACCGACACTGAAAAAATCTATTGCAGCGTCGTCATCCCGGTGATGAACGAGGAGGAAAATGTGCCGCTGTTGCATCGCGCGCTGACCCGGGCGCTGCAGCCCTGGGGCCGGAGCTATGAAATCATCATTGTCGATGACGGCAGTAGTGATCGCACTTTTCCGCTGTTGTGCGAGCTGGCGCGGCAGGATTCTCATCTGCGGGTGGTGAAATTCCGCGGCAACTTCGGCCAGTCGGCGGCCATGGCGGCAGGCTTTGATCATGCCCGTGGTGAGGTGGTGGTGACCATGGACGGCGATCTGCAGAATGATCCCATCGACATCCCCCGGGTGGTGGCCAAACTGGAAGAGGGCTACGACATCGTGAGCGGCTGGCGCAAGAACCGCAAAGACAAATTCCTCATCCGCAAAGTGCCGAGCCGCATTGCCAACCGTCTGGTGCGCAAAACCACGCGCGTTGAGCTGCACGACACCGGCTGCTCGCTCAAAGCCTACCGCGCCGAAGTCGTGCACAAGATTCGTCTGTATGGCGAGCTGCATCGCTTCATCCCGGCGCTGGCGCGCATTGAAGGCGCCCGCATCACCGAAATGGTGGTGAATCATCATGAGCGCCAGTTCGGCCGGTCGAAATACAACATCACCCGCACCTTTCGGGTGATCATGGACTTGATGACTTTGAATCTGCTGCTGAAGTACCTGACCCGGCCGCTGCATTTCTTCGGCGCCCTGACCGTTTTTTTCAACGGGCTGGGACTGGCAGCCCTGCTGGCGCTGCTGCTCGACTGGCGCCACAATCAAGTCGGCTCCGAAGAGTTGAATGTCCTGATGGCGGTGGTGTTTTTGCTGTTTGCCGCCGGCATCAATTTCCTGCTTTATGGTTTGATTGCCACCAGTGTGGTGGGCACGGGTCAGAAACGTGATGAGCGCCTCTATGAATACAAATATTATCATGGCACGACCGGTTGA
- a CDS encoding flippase-like domain-containing protein, translating into MKATLSLAVLALLFWKAELPQVAAAFATAHAALWLTAFVLFLVQQVMVTYCWQILLAANGSAPPFRKTLEVHCIGSFFGTFLPTSVAMDVIRAYRLGRHLQRGVDAASSLFVVRVLGFLVIFLLALLVAVPVSRTLSDSRLFWPVLLALAAFAGAVALLLQKHALALIQAGCRRFGWEALAAKLGRLRESILAYRHARSALGGVLALTWLYQILGIVIIYLTGRSLGIELAIWHYFIYIPLITTIALLPVSLAGLGIREGAFVFFFAQAGVAQAQALSLSLLIFAQSLALALLGGIWYVLVKEQAAPVKLEMQPAPGALPRKPV; encoded by the coding sequence ATGAAAGCCACTCTCAGCCTCGCCGTGCTGGCACTGTTGTTTTGGAAAGCGGAACTGCCGCAGGTGGCCGCCGCCTTCGCCACGGCCCATGCCGCGCTCTGGCTCACGGCCTTCGTCCTGTTTCTCGTTCAACAAGTCATGGTCACCTACTGCTGGCAAATTTTGCTGGCGGCGAACGGCAGCGCGCCGCCGTTCCGCAAGACCCTCGAGGTGCACTGCATCGGCAGCTTTTTCGGCACCTTTCTGCCCACCAGCGTGGCCATGGATGTCATCCGGGCATATCGCCTGGGCCGTCACCTGCAACGCGGGGTCGATGCCGCCAGCTCGTTGTTCGTGGTGCGCGTGCTCGGTTTTCTCGTGATCTTTCTGCTGGCCTTGCTGGTGGCCGTGCCGGTAAGCCGGACGCTGTCGGACAGCCGCCTCTTCTGGCCGGTGTTGCTTGCACTGGCGGCCTTTGCCGGTGCGGTGGCGCTTCTGTTGCAGAAACACGCGCTGGCTCTGATCCAGGCGGGGTGCCGGCGTTTCGGTTGGGAGGCGCTTGCCGCCAAACTCGGCCGTTTGCGCGAAAGCATTCTGGCTTATCGTCATGCGCGCAGCGCGCTCGGGGGCGTGCTCGCGCTCACCTGGCTGTATCAAATTCTCGGCATCGTGATCATTTATCTCACGGGTCGCAGTCTGGGCATCGAGCTCGCGATTTGGCATTACTTCATCTATATTCCGCTCATCACCACCATTGCGCTGCTGCCGGTCTCGCTGGCGGGCCTGGGCATTCGAGAAGGCGCATTCGTGTTCTTTTTTGCGCAGGCCGGCGTGGCGCAGGCGCAGGCGCTGTCGCTCTCGCTTTTGATTTTCGCACAATCGCTGGCGCTGGCGCTGTTGGGCGGGATTTGGTATGTATTGGTCAAGGAGCAGGCCGCGCCGGTCAAGCTGGAAATGCAACCCGCGCCCGGCGCGCTGCCGCGCAAACCGGTTTGA
- a CDS encoding asparagine synthase C-terminal domain-containing protein, which translates to MIFGVIGQVLSNTAGAEARPQEAVSALLAMAFDAGEGAKLQQVSTAETLVALRPAAVPTLDAGPKIFQDEKGSFVALLGNIFNRAELVSQHLSSARLQATTNAAEIILRLYFKLGEKFCRQLNGNFVIALYDAPAQRFYLYRDHLGIEPVYYSRKAGVLYFCSRLRPLTALPAIGREINHGVLQRYLLFNYNPGYDSIFAGIATLRPGFFIKIDRGRLSIEQYWRPSFAEPFRKEVATYKAELLELLRDAVRLRLVPGYRAGAFLSGGMDSSSVVHFMRGLLSQPIASFSFRCQGKTFDESHYARVMSERYGTEHHQVEYTAEDAARHLAGVAQAAQEPFSDIGIEIASWLLGAQVREHADYVLTGDGGDELFGGHPVYLADRAAKAFNRIPAFIRQPLTKTLQLLPDTDSKKSLVVKAKRFSYSSAFPAALHSNRWRIYYTEAELRRLCLPEMRAQVNGFNPFAELLEIYGEADGRDELSLTLYGDYYSVVGFYLRRMELIRQFGVEGRMPLLDYRLVDYTARIPSELKIGRRGETKLLLHKIMAGELPDEIVFRKDKLGHSVPMKNWMRESAVIQNLFHEYLSPEQVKRRGFFDHRYIAQLIREHRSKAHNHSHRLWGLLMFELWCRAHLDR; encoded by the coding sequence ATGATATTTGGCGTTATTGGACAGGTTTTGAGCAACACGGCGGGCGCGGAGGCGCGCCCGCAGGAGGCGGTGTCCGCGCTGCTGGCAATGGCCTTCGACGCGGGTGAGGGCGCGAAGTTGCAGCAGGTCTCGACCGCGGAGACGCTCGTCGCTCTCCGGCCGGCCGCTGTGCCCACGCTGGATGCCGGTCCCAAAATTTTTCAGGATGAGAAGGGCAGCTTTGTCGCGTTGCTGGGCAACATCTTCAATCGCGCCGAGCTGGTGAGCCAGCATCTCTCCTCGGCACGGCTGCAGGCCACCACCAACGCCGCGGAGATCATCCTGCGGCTGTACTTCAAGCTCGGTGAAAAATTCTGCCGCCAGCTCAATGGCAACTTCGTGATTGCGCTGTATGACGCGCCGGCGCAGCGCTTTTATCTCTATCGCGATCACCTCGGCATCGAGCCCGTCTACTACAGCCGCAAGGCGGGTGTGCTGTATTTTTGCAGCCGTTTGCGGCCGCTCACCGCCCTGCCGGCCATTGGACGGGAAATCAACCACGGGGTGTTGCAGCGCTACTTGTTGTTCAATTACAATCCCGGCTATGACAGCATTTTTGCCGGCATCGCGACCCTGCGCCCCGGCTTTTTCATCAAGATTGATCGCGGCCGGCTTTCCATCGAACAATACTGGCGGCCCTCCTTTGCGGAACCGTTTCGCAAGGAAGTGGCGACCTACAAGGCGGAGCTGCTCGAATTGCTGCGCGACGCCGTGCGCCTGCGGCTGGTGCCCGGCTATCGCGCCGGCGCCTTTCTCAGTGGCGGCATGGATTCCAGCTCGGTGGTGCATTTCATGCGCGGGCTGCTGTCGCAACCGATTGCGTCATTTTCGTTTCGCTGTCAGGGCAAGACCTTCGACGAGTCGCACTACGCACGCGTCATGTCCGAGCGCTACGGCACCGAACATCATCAGGTCGAATACACTGCCGAAGATGCCGCGCGCCATCTCGCCGGCGTGGCGCAGGCCGCGCAGGAACCCTTCTCGGACATCGGCATCGAGATCGCCTCGTGGCTGCTGGGTGCCCAGGTGCGGGAGCATGCCGACTACGTGCTCACCGGCGACGGCGGCGATGAATTGTTCGGCGGCCATCCTGTTTATCTCGCCGACCGCGCCGCCAAAGCCTTCAACCGCATCCCGGCCTTCATTCGCCAGCCGCTCACCAAAACGCTGCAGTTGCTGCCCGACACCGATTCCAAGAAGAGCCTGGTGGTCAAGGCCAAGCGCTTTTCCTACAGCTCGGCTTTCCCGGCGGCCTTGCACAGCAACCGCTGGCGCATCTACTACACCGAGGCCGAACTGCGCCGGCTCTGTCTGCCCGAAATGCGTGCGCAGGTGAATGGCTTCAATCCCTTTGCGGAGTTGCTGGAGATTTACGGCGAAGCCGATGGCCGCGACGAGCTGAGCCTGACGCTTTACGGCGATTACTATTCCGTCGTCGGTTTCTATCTGCGGCGCATGGAGTTGATCCGCCAGTTCGGTGTCGAAGGCCGCATGCCCCTGCTCGATTACCGCCTGGTTGATTACACCGCGCGCATTCCGAGCGAACTGAAAATCGGCAGGCGCGGGGAGACCAAGCTGTTGTTGCACAAGATCATGGCCGGCGAGCTGCCCGATGAAATCGTCTTTCGCAAAGACAAGCTCGGCCACAGCGTGCCCATGAAAAACTGGATGCGCGAAAGCGCGGTGATCCAAAACCTGTTCCACGAATATCTCTCCCCCGAGCAGGTCAAACGCCGCGGCTTTTTCGATCATCGCTACATTGCGCAGTTGATCCGCGAACACCGCAGCAAGGCGCACAATCACTCCCACCGTCTCTGGGGCCTGCTCATGTTCGAGCTGTGGTGTCGGGCGCATCTCGACCGTTGA